AGCTGCTACCACTTTATAAATATTATCTTTAGCCCAATGTTTATCTATATCTGGCAAAATATTTTCTTCTTGAAGCGTTAGTATAAATTCTTCCCAAGGGAAGTAATTACCTGGACACAATTTATAAGGTGCAAAATCATGATGTCTTTTTACATTACTTACTGGAATATTATACTTTCTTTGTAAGTGCTTTGTTAGATTAAACAATGCCTTTAGTTGCTTTGCTGGTACATCTTTATCTGTTTGGTTTTTATACTCTTGGTAGCACCCCTCTAAACATATACCGATAGATCTACTATTCATATCTCCCTGTTTACAATGTCCTCCTCTTTGCTCTTCCTTTCTTCCTTCAAATATATAGCCTTCTTTACTAATAAAGTAATGATACCCTATCCCAGACCAACCTAATTCTAAATGCCATCTTTGAATATCATCTATAGTGCAATGTTTCGCCAGTGCATGGTGTATTATTATGTATTCTGGTTTGTTATTATTTGGTTCTTCAATTTTAAATTTACTTCCTACTACTGCTATACTCATATTTATCTCTCCATTTCTTTTTTTATAATTGTTTTAATATCAATTAATTGCCATAAAAATAGCCAGTAACGTATTTACTAACGCTACTAGCCATGCTATGTATTCTCTATAATTCTTTTTATTGTCTTTGTCATTTTCTAGCTTTTGTACTCTATCATCTACATCATTTATAGTCTGCCTTAACCCGTTGTAGTCTCTTATGAGTGTCTTAGTTTCTGTCATTGCTATTGTTAGATCGTTAGTCTCTTTTGTAACTTTCTGTATTGCTTCATAAAATTCTTTTTGTGTTACTATATCACTCATTATTCACACCCTACACCTTCTAAATTAATTTGTTTTCTATTGCTTCTATTTTATGAAATAAACCATCAATTATCCATTGCTGCTCTTGTACTGCTTTAACTAAAGGTGCTATAAATTCTGAATATCCTATTGTTAATACATCCTCTCCACCATTGATGCTATGATCTTGATATCCACCAAAATCTATTTTTTTATCTTCCAATAATTGTTTTATCTCTTGTCCACTGAAACCTTGATGTATCCTATTCCTTTTCTTAGAACCATCTTTCTGTAATTTAGTAATATGACCATTTTCGGCTAGTTGGATATAATCTTCTCTGTAATTAAACTTAAATTGTCTTGGTTTCAATCCCAGTATGAAATC
The window above is part of the Vallitalea guaymasensis genome. Proteins encoded here:
- a CDS encoding N-acetylmuramoyl-L-alanine amidase, with the translated sequence MSIAVVGSKFKIEEPNNNKPEYIIIHHALAKHCTIDDIQRWHLELGWSGIGYHYFISKEGYIFEGRKEEQRGGHCKQGDMNSRSIGICLEGCYQEYKNQTDKDVPAKQLKALFNLTKHLQRKYNIPVSNVKRHHDFAPYKLCPGNYFPWEEFILTLQEENILPDIDKHWAKDNIYKVVAAGIMEGFPDGEFKPNLTVTRAELATVVANLLDIM